The Flavobacterium jumunjinense genome includes a region encoding these proteins:
- a CDS encoding type II toxin-antitoxin system RelE/ParE family toxin, producing the protein MIFHVIWSEFATKQLDVIYEYYEKKASSTIAKKLIKGIINAPKKLLLTPEIGQEESLLKQRSVHYRYLVFKNYKIIYSIDNEKGFIKIADVFDTRQNPLKIKRNS; encoded by the coding sequence ATGATTTTTCATGTTATTTGGTCTGAGTTTGCGACAAAGCAGCTAGACGTAATTTATGAATATTACGAAAAAAAAGCTAGTTCCACTATCGCTAAAAAACTGATAAAAGGGATTATCAATGCACCTAAAAAGTTGCTACTAACTCCAGAAATTGGACAAGAAGAATCCTTACTAAAACAAAGAAGCGTTCACTATCGCTATTTGGTTTTCAAAAACTATAAAATCATATATTCTATTGATAACGAAAAAGGATTTATAAAAATCGCTGATGTTTTCGATACAAGACAAAATCCCCTTAAAATTAAACGTAACTCTTAA
- a CDS encoding DUF1826 domain-containing protein: MSNTFSKSSQIGMVSSFEELVNTDFKGDRNALCWYRNLDGDFKEIVAQLQLKEDITVVHPKDLLALQLSENGNTARAIILNDFRLLTDFGASPTLNLLKCYERDDEFDFISTDVYSYHVDRSPIATDTFLCTYYGASSDIISNAEAHQKILIPEIREKLNHLYDGPADEFENFLSENYFDLHYEAQPNARPIALGVGHLCRLAVDHPEQQVLPCIHRAPVENEGEYRLLLIC; the protein is encoded by the coding sequence ATGAGTAATACATTTTCTAAAAGCAGTCAAATTGGAATGGTATCGAGTTTCGAGGAACTCGTAAATACAGATTTTAAAGGCGACAGGAATGCCTTATGCTGGTACAGAAACTTGGATGGTGACTTTAAAGAAATTGTTGCTCAATTGCAATTAAAAGAAGATATAACGGTAGTTCATCCTAAAGACCTATTGGCACTCCAACTATCAGAAAATGGGAATACAGCAAGAGCTATTATTTTAAATGATTTTCGATTATTAACTGATTTTGGAGCTTCTCCAACGCTTAATTTACTGAAATGTTATGAGCGAGATGATGAATTTGATTTCATATCTACTGATGTGTATTCGTATCATGTTGATCGTTCGCCCATTGCTACAGATACTTTTTTGTGTACCTATTATGGAGCATCAAGTGATATCATTTCTAATGCGGAAGCGCATCAAAAAATTCTAATTCCTGAAATTCGAGAAAAACTCAACCATTTATATGATGGCCCAGCGGATGAATTTGAAAATTTTTTAAGTGAAAATTATTTTGATTTGCATTATGAAGCGCAACCTAATGCGAGACCTATCGCTTTAGGAGTAGGACATCTTTGTCGCTTGGCTGTAGATCATCCGGAACAGCAAGTGTTGCCTTGTATTCACAGAGCTCCCGTGGAAAACGAGGGTGAATATCGTTTGTTGTTGATTTGCTAA
- a CDS encoding CBS domain-containing protein — protein sequence MIKKSISIFLLLLLNISCTSKETIAQRETWKTKNYINTVQILLTNFYEFKQASGSGASSFLIKAKGDTLLCTAKHLLGEAMGIDPEIKTNAFNTSLKYWKAFPRDPKLSTDTITGKQLVTEEINEIDIILQKCKMGTKNNIIALSPRFTKATTGETFEIIGCEYSDFKCHQRVFYATYDSYEDGQLYVKSKSNFDATGFSGAPVIDKNGLVIGILTGGGEFEDDLYLVIEPLTKIESYLK from the coding sequence ATGATTAAAAAAAGTATAAGTATATTTCTCCTTTTACTACTAAATATTAGTTGTACATCAAAAGAAACTATAGCTCAACGAGAAACTTGGAAAACAAAAAACTACATCAATACTGTTCAAATCCTTCTTACCAATTTCTATGAATTTAAACAAGCTAGTGGCAGTGGAGCCAGTTCTTTTTTAATCAAAGCTAAAGGAGATACTTTACTGTGCACTGCAAAACATTTATTAGGAGAAGCTATGGGTATTGATCCTGAAATTAAAACCAATGCTTTCAATACTTCTTTAAAATACTGGAAAGCTTTTCCTAGAGATCCTAAATTATCTACTGATACCATTACTGGAAAACAATTGGTTACGGAAGAAATTAATGAGATTGATATTATTTTGCAAAAATGCAAAATGGGTACAAAGAATAACATTATTGCTTTGTCTCCTCGGTTTACAAAAGCTACTACAGGAGAAACATTTGAAATTATTGGTTGTGAATATTCCGATTTCAAATGCCACCAACGCGTTTTTTATGCCACTTATGATTCTTATGAAGACGGACAACTGTATGTAAAATCAAAAAGTAATTTTGATGCAACTGGATTTAGCGGAGCTCCTGTTATTGACAAAAATGGTTTGGTAATAGGCATACTAACTGGTGGTGGGGAATTTGAAGATGATTTATACTTGGTCATAGAACCACTAACAAAAATAGAGTCTTATTTAAAATAG
- a CDS encoding DUF4494 domain-containing protein gives MSATWYECKVKYRKVDDNGVQKVTTEPYLVDALSYTEAEKRINEEMSAYVSEEFKITNIKVANYAEIHPFENSDRWFKSKVSLIAYDEESGKERKTSMYLLVQANDVKEAFDNTTHAMKNTMGDYTIPAISESPIMDVFPYFSGEEGDIAALEKFNAIKASKPAIVVMDDPLELEETEAEFTIQEDVEL, from the coding sequence ATGAGTGCAACTTGGTATGAATGTAAAGTAAAATATAGAAAAGTAGATGATAATGGAGTACAAAAAGTTACAACAGAACCTTATTTAGTAGATGCCTTATCCTATACAGAAGCAGAAAAAAGAATTAACGAAGAAATGTCTGCCTATGTTAGTGAAGAATTTAAAATTACCAATATAAAAGTGGCTAACTATGCAGAAATTCATCCTTTTGAAAATTCTGATCGTTGGTTTAAATCGAAAGTTTCATTAATTGCCTACGATGAAGAAAGTGGTAAAGAACGTAAAACAAGCATGTATTTATTAGTACAAGCCAATGATGTAAAAGAAGCTTTTGACAATACAACACATGCCATGAAAAACACCATGGGAGATTATACTATTCCAGCTATTTCGGAATCACCAATTATGGATGTTTTTCCTTATTTTAGTGGAGAAGAAGGAGATATTGCTGCTTTAGAAAAATTCAATGCAATTAAGGCTTCAAAACCAGCAATTGTGGTTATGGATGATCCTTTGGAGCTAGAAGAAACAGAAGCAGAGTTTACCATTCAAGAAGATGTAGAGCTATAA